The genomic stretch ATCTGACAGCGGTAACCGCTGGATCATCTGTGCCATGATCGAAGTGTTATCAGCACTCATTGGCGAGCCTGGTTGATTCATGGTGCAGCTCCATTAATGGACAGGTGGTAGTACGGAAACCCAATTGACGCTTCATTCAGATTGACCTGTCAGAAGGTTTCCCAGTTATCCGCCGTTCCCGCTTTCGCGGTTGCCGGAAGTAACGCGGGTTGGGCCACCTGGCGTGGTGTAAAGGCCTGCGTCTGGCCAGTGCGGCGTGACGGGACGCCTCCTGTGGACGCAAGGCGGAACACCGATACTGCACGGGTCAGGTTTTCAGATTCAATTTCCAGCGCATGCGTTGAGGCAGCGGCCTGCTGTACCAGCGCGGCGTTTTGCTGAGTCACCTGATCCATTTGAGTCACGGCAATCGATACCTGTTCGATACCACGACTTTGTTCGTCTGACGCGGAGGCGATTTCACCCATGATGTCGGTGACGCGGGTCACGGCGCGCACAATGTCATCCATCGTGTTACCGGCGGATTCCACCAGTACAGAGCCCTGACTGACACGGCTGACCGATTCATCAATCAGCGCCTTAATTTCTTTGGCGGCCTGCGCACTGCGCTGCGCCAGGCTGCGAACTTCACCGGCCACGACCGCAAATCCGCGCCCCTGCTCACCGGCACGCGCCGCTTCTACTGCGGCGTTCAGCGCCAGAATGTTGGTCTGGAAGGCGATTCCGTCAATCACGCTGGTGATTGCGCTGATTTTCTTCGAGCTTCCGGCAATATCATTCATGGTTTTCACCACGTTGCCGGTCAGTTCGCCGCCTTTCTCTGCGGTATTGGATGCATCGCGCGCCAGCTGAGTCGCCTGACGGGCATTCTCGGCGTTTTGTTTCACGGTCGCGGTCAGCTCTTCCATGCTGGCGGCGGTTTCTTCCAGCGCCGAAGCCTGTTGCTCGGTGCGGGAAGACAAATCGGTGTTCCCTGTAGAAATGCCTTTCAGGCCGGAGAACATGGTGTCAGCGCCGTGACGCACGGTACGGACAGTTTCGGCCAGCGAGTGCTGCATCTGTTGCAGGCTTTCGAGCATCACTTTAATTTCGTAGCGCCCTTCCACTGTGATCGGCGCAGAGATATCGCCGGCACCGATACGGTCAAAGTGACCGCGCATGATGGTCAGCGGCGTGAACAGAATGCGACGGGTCACAACCAGCGCCAGCGCCGTCAGAACCAGCAGCAGTACGGTCACGATAGTGGTGTTGATCATCACGCTCTGATAAGAGTCGGTGGTTTGCTCTTTGGCTTGCTGGAAGCGGCCGCCGATGTAAGCGTTGTAACTGCTCACTTCTTTCTGGAACAGATCCTGATATTTTTGGGTCGGGCTGGCGAGGAATGCCTCCATGTCACCGCGCGATAACGACTCAATCAGAACCTGCAACATCCCGTGCAGCGCTTCATAACCCGCCTTATTGACGGTGGTCAGTTCAACGGCTTTTTCGGTTCTGCGCGGCAGAGCCAGGAAAACCGCATAGGCATCTTCAGCACTTTTCAGGCTGGTTTTCGCATCGCCCATCAGTTGCGTGACGGTTTCCTGAGGCTGTTTCAACGCCAGGCGCGTCGCCGCACGGTTCAGGGTGTTACGGGTTTGCAGCAAATATGACCAGCTCTGGCTGAGCGCATCACGCTGTTCGGCGGTGCTGGATATCTGCTCAAAATTCAATTTATCCGTGTGGGCAGCTTGCAGCGATAAACCGCTACTGACCAGTTGCATAACGAAAAACACTAACAACAACAGAAACATGCAGGTGGACACACGGATGTGCTTAAACATGGATAACCTCGTTGGGTGACAGCCCTGACCGTCACCCTCTTTCTTATATCCCTTGATATAGAGGTCTGCAGGTGCGTTTCCGCCTCCTGCCAACCTCACTATTTCGGGTAGCGATGAATATTACGTACTCAGAAAGTTTCCCAGTTTTCGGCTAAATCTGTACTTTGCGCTCCACCTGAACCGGCTTTAGAACCTGAAAGGTTCGGAGTCAACAGAGGCAGTCTTGCCGAAGTGCCCGGCTTCTGGCGCACGCTGTTATTTGCGGTCTGACTCAGCGTAAACACCGCCACAGATTGCGTCAGCAGGCTAGCCTGCTCTTCCAGGGCCGCCGAAGCGGACGCGGATTCTTCAACCAGTGAGGCGTTCTGCTGCGTCACCCGATCCATTTCAGTAATGGCCTGTGCAACCTGCTCAATCCCGCGGCTCTGTTCATCAGAAGCTGAGGTGATTTCGCCCATAATGTCGGTCACACGCGTAACGGCGTTCACCATATCGTGCATGGTTTCACCGGCACTTTCGGCCAGTACTGAACCGGTATTAATGCGGCTGACTGAATCATCAATCAGCCCTTTAATTTCTTTTGCTGCCTGCGCACTGCGCTGTGCCAGTGTGCGAACTTCACCCGCCACCACCGCAAATCCGCGGCCCTGTTCGCCCGCACGGGCGGCTTCTACTGCGGCGTTCAGCGCCAGAATGTTGGTCTGGAACGCTATTCCGTCGATCACACCGGTAATGTCGGTGATTTTCTTCGAGCTGCTGGCGATGTCATTCATGGTATCGACCACGTTTGCCACCACCTTCCCGCCCTTCTGTGCGGTTTCTGACGCGCTCAGTGCCAGCTGGCTGGCCTGACGGGCGTTTTCGGCGTTCTGTTTCACCGTTGCGGTCAGCTGTTCCATGCTGGCTGCGGTTTCTTCCAGTGCAGATGCCTGTTGCTCAGTACGCGAGGACAGATCGCTGTTACCGGCTGAAATCTCGCTCGCACCGCTGTAAATCGCGTCTGCGCCGTGACGCACGCCGGATACGGTACGAATCAGTTCGTCCTGCATGTACTTGAGACTATCGGCAAGCTGGCCGATTTCATTACGGCTTTTCACGACTATTTCGTGCGTCAGGTCACCGGTTGCAATTTTGCGGATGGTAATGACGATATTTTTCAGCGGATGGACCAGAATTCGCTGCACACCCAACCAGGCCAGAACCATGAAAATAACCAGCACAGCCAGCACGGTGCCCAGCATCCACATGGCGTGGGTGAAGGAGTTTTCACTGATTTTTACGGCGTCGTTGTACAGACGATCGTTCTGATCGATATACGTGACGAAGGCTTTTTCGAAGTTGTCCTGATACTGCTGCGTGGGTTGTTCGAAGAAATCATTGATGCGGCCCAGACCAATCAGTTCGATCAGTTCAGCAAGCGCATCGTGCAGGACCTGATATTGCTTTTTAGCGTCTGCCGCGTATTCCGCGTTCTGGCTGGCATCCGCAGGAATTTTTTGATAATTGGCGAAATGCTGATCGGCGATTTGCAAATCTTTCGTCGCGGTATCAATCAGTTCTTTTACCGTCGCACCGCTACCCATCTGGTTAGCATCAAGCATGAAACGGACACCCGCACGGTTAAGCGTGTTGCGGGTTTGCAGCAGGTAAATCCAGCTGGCATTGAATTCCGCTTGTTGTAAACGGATCTGCTGTGACGTGGTGAAGTTGTCTTTGTCTGCCTTTAAGGATTTAAAGAACAGGCCGCCGGATACCAACTGTAAAGCACCGAAGACCACCAGTAAGATCACGATACCCGTGACCACTTTCATACGGTTGAACATGTTGTTCCTTTTTAAATGGAAAATATCTGGAATGGTTATCGGCAGAAAGGAGGGGAACTTTATGTGACCGGGGTCAGATTTTTTGCGGAGATAATGGGATCAGGCAACCGTGGCGACAAAACTCTTCAAAAGTGCAATGCGTTGCGCATCAGGCTCGACCAGAAGGTCGTTGTGAATCATCAGCACCACGCCTTTCAGTAATTCTGTGGTGTTGTCGATTTGGGAAAGGGCTTTGAGTTTCTCAATATCATTGCCAATTTCACGCCCTTTCAGCGAAAGACGTTTATTGGCCAGACCGGTCGCCAGTTCTGATGTCAGCAACGTCACCAGACGCACAGCGGCCTCAGGGTTTGACGCCAGCTGATGAATGTAATATTTCAGCAGCAAAGGCACAAAATCAGGCGTTGCGCCTAACTCTGCGCTCGCCAGATTTAACAGGTCAATCATGTGCGCGGGCACACGGCTTTCCACAGCTTTACGTTGTACCTGAAGCTGTTTTTTAATGGCGGGCACGGACTGAAAAGGGATCACCGCAACGTTACCGCAGGTTTTACACACGCCCGCGATGATATTTTTGACGAGCCCGCTGCCGTCATCAAACGGTACATCGCGCAGCTGATAGCTCACGATCCGTAAAGCCTCACACACGGCACATACGGCCTTTTTCTCATCCCCGACTTTATAAATAATCATATTCTTCCTTTTGATCTCTCTGAAACTCATGTGGCCTCAATGTACGCCAGTTGTCGTACTTAATCAAATTCTCATTTTGCACCACGCTGATATCCGTGAGGCCCCGTTTTACGGGCGGATAACACCCTATCTGACAAAAAGATGCATTGATTAAATGATTGTTTTTCAAGCAAATGGAAGACACTACGCAAAGTGCGCTGCAAGAAATGCAGCGCAGATTTGAAAAGTCAGTACGGCTCGCAAGATGCGGGTTTACACCGTCTCCTGACGTTAAACAGCAAATAACTCGCCAGCGCCAGCACCCAGACGCCGGACGCGCCGTACAGCAAAACGCCGGAAAAACCTTCCACCAGTGCTTGCGCCGCAATTTCGCGGGCGACTGAAACGTCGCTGCCACCGGCGATGCGTTCGGCGATTGCCGGTAAATTTTCTCCGGCAGGCAGCAATACTTTCAGGCCGGCGGCGATGCCCGCAACCAGCAGGCTGCCCATCAGCGCGATGTTGATCGCCAGTGTGATAAGCCGCGCGCTGATATCAATACCCGACGCCATTCCCGCGCGGTCGCCGGGAACAGAACCGGTGGTGGTGTTGGTCACCGGCGTATTGGTCAGACCCAGTGCACCACCGGCGATCAGTGCGCCCGGCAGCAGGCTGG from Rahnella sikkimica encodes the following:
- a CDS encoding methyl-accepting chemotaxis protein: MFKHIRVSTCMFLLLLVFFVMQLVSSGLSLQAAHTDKLNFEQISSTAEQRDALSQSWSYLLQTRNTLNRAATRLALKQPQETVTQLMGDAKTSLKSAEDAYAVFLALPRRTEKAVELTTVNKAGYEALHGMLQVLIESLSRGDMEAFLASPTQKYQDLFQKEVSSYNAYIGGRFQQAKEQTTDSYQSVMINTTIVTVLLLVLTALALVVTRRILFTPLTIMRGHFDRIGAGDISAPITVEGRYEIKVMLESLQQMQHSLAETVRTVRHGADTMFSGLKGISTGNTDLSSRTEQQASALEETAASMEELTATVKQNAENARQATQLARDASNTAEKGGELTGNVVKTMNDIAGSSKKISAITSVIDGIAFQTNILALNAAVEAARAGEQGRGFAVVAGEVRSLAQRSAQAAKEIKALIDESVSRVSQGSVLVESAGNTMDDIVRAVTRVTDIMGEIASASDEQSRGIEQVSIAVTQMDQVTQQNAALVQQAAASTHALEIESENLTRAVSVFRLASTGGVPSRRTGQTQAFTPRQVAQPALLPATAKAGTADNWETF
- a CDS encoding methyl-accepting chemotaxis protein, with the protein product MFNRMKVVTGIVILLVVFGALQLVSGGLFFKSLKADKDNFTTSQQIRLQQAEFNASWIYLLQTRNTLNRAGVRFMLDANQMGSGATVKELIDTATKDLQIADQHFANYQKIPADASQNAEYAADAKKQYQVLHDALAELIELIGLGRINDFFEQPTQQYQDNFEKAFVTYIDQNDRLYNDAVKISENSFTHAMWMLGTVLAVLVIFMVLAWLGVQRILVHPLKNIVITIRKIATGDLTHEIVVKSRNEIGQLADSLKYMQDELIRTVSGVRHGADAIYSGASEISAGNSDLSSRTEQQASALEETAASMEQLTATVKQNAENARQASQLALSASETAQKGGKVVANVVDTMNDIASSSKKITDITGVIDGIAFQTNILALNAAVEAARAGEQGRGFAVVAGEVRTLAQRSAQAAKEIKGLIDDSVSRINTGSVLAESAGETMHDMVNAVTRVTDIMGEITSASDEQSRGIEQVAQAITEMDRVTQQNASLVEESASASAALEEQASLLTQSVAVFTLSQTANNSVRQKPGTSARLPLLTPNLSGSKAGSGGAQSTDLAENWETF